TTAACACTAGATGGATATACGGAAGATGCATTAGTTAccaagtatatatattactactGTTGAGGATCCCTTTACTATACGTAAAGCCACGAGTTAGCAGACGATACATCTGACCGAGGACCCAGTCCATGAACTCTCGTTGGATATGGATGAGTGTATATGTTAGCAATCACGTCTCGGTGGTAATGTGAACTTTCACAACAACGAGGTGAGCTATATCATTCTTTAAATCGTCAACAGTGTAACAAAACACGATAGTCAGGACCCACTGTTGTTAACAGGCCTATTAGGAACATTTCGGCTTGCTGCTTCGTTCAAACTGCTCATTCAAGGGAGAAAAATACCTTTTATAAAACAGATTTATAAAACTGTTCAGGTGAAAAGGACAAGAACGACTCGGCATACCAGTAAGGGACAGCTGACTGTACATGTTATTCATTACGGTAACACTTTACAAATCTTTTTTGTGACTTggatgttttaaatatttttacaacaACTCGTTGACTATATGCACACGTGTTGTTGTTGACTATGTCCCTGGAAAGTCCGACCCGTCCGTAGGATGTTTATTCGTGCCTCCTGGGTCCTGTCACTGTGTTTTGCACAATCTTGGCTATGTAGTTTTGTGATGTCTGCCGAATACTGTGACGATGTCCAAGACTGGTGTGCAAGGAGGATAGGATGTGGAATGGCACTTCAGCACTTCTTTGCGGGATGCAAAGAGAATCTGTTTCATGAGACTGACGTCTGTACCACGTCATGTAAGAGGGCTCTTATATCTTTGCTCTCATCAGAAGACGATGCCGGATTAGATTTCATCAACTGCAACTGTAGTGGAGATCCATACTGTCAAGATAGAAAGCAAGGAATTGAGGTATGCACCAATGACGTTCTAGAGGCCATTCATAGTGTAAACGATGGGACATCAGTGGTCAGTTGTACTCTGGCCAAGTGGATTTGTGAAGCGGACAGTTCATGCTTCACTGCATTAGATTTCTACAAAAGTCACTGCAGCAAGTTATTTATAGGTGATAAATGTACGGAGCGATGTAACAACAGTGTTACAATTCTGTATCAACAAGCCAAGGCTCAGAAATTACAAAACTGTGAATGTGATGGAAGTGAATTGTATGATTGTAAAAGTATCCGGTACTATACAGATGTTCTATGTTTTAATAAGGTGTATCAGGTGAAGAGCTTCAATGGAAGCAACAGATTGTCTGTTTCACTTCTATGTGTGACCCTTCTTATTGCCTCGTTATTGTGGTGTTGGAGACACGTGCTAGGGGGATCTCGTTCACGCCGGTGACATATTCAGCTGGGACATTAACGAGCGCAGAGGCGAGGAATTATTAGCATTTAAAGTGCAATTAACACGAAGTCGATCACACAAATATTCCGTTTATTTCCTAAGAAGATATCAATCAACTTGTGAAGTTGCCGAAGGTCCCAGTCGTGCTTGATCTAACCCAACACCGATGGATGTTAAATGCTGCTACAGATAACAGGCGATAAGCTGTTGGAGATAGCTGTCACTGATAGCAGATCAATGTCACTCGATAGCTTCAATTCAATGAATCAACGTATTTAGGTACGATTATAAGATTAAGCGCAGATATCACCGGGAATACATTCAAAGATCTTGATATGAATAGACGTTATAATCAATATCAAGAGAGATATAGATTTTGTTCCTGATTATTTAAGAGTGCATATTTAATTACTATCTAAATACATGTGCCTGTATTGATGTACAAATAACATTTATCAAAGCGAGAGTAAGCTGTTCAAGTAGATATTCTCGACATATTTTTTCTACTTTCAACTCTGAGTTTGCTCAAACTTTTCTGACTCTCAGTAAGTGATTCGAATAACATTCGATTATAGATATTTTACAAGGGCACGTGATCAGTTAAAAACAATTTGTTAATACAAAATTTGGACACCAGACCATTGTGTatcttttaaatataatatgctgtttttgttgttattgttgtatgGTGGCCGAATGTATACTGCTGTAAGACATTGTGTGTGTTACTTCCAATGTTCGGTTAATATTGTGAGTTGCAAATGGTTAATGATCTCCAAATCAGGACCTCGCGCCATTTTAATATGTGTATGCATTTAGATGTATTGCTGACTTTTTACAACTTTCTGATCATCCGTAATATTTAATGTGATGATGTTTAGTGATGTTTTTGCTGTGTATTTCTATATCCGTCAACGGAGAAAACCTTGCTCACATACAAAGAGTTTATAGCCAATGCTTTTTTCCTGATGTGCCAGCtgtgaaaaaaatcataagcGCGGGCTCCTGGCTACACGGCTAGAGCACACACAAGGCCACAGCGCCAACGTTACCAACTTCGTTTCGATTGTAAGATATTCTTGTGATTTATGGATAATGTCTCTCtgagtatagatatataccgtTGAAGCGAGGAATTTTCTTTCATATTCTTTCATGTGTTGCTGTTTAGCTCTGTGCGCAAAAACGCATTTACCATTTCACAGTTTGAGTATATTGCTCTGACCGCCTAGTCGAAGACATAATAAAAACCCGTAGAAAAAAAAGATGTGAtttcttttatttgaaatttgaaaagaaaaccTGGATAGAagtttgatatttcaaataGCTGACCTCAGCATTACTCATATTAAAGGAAAACGTATATAAGAGTAATTGGCATATATAACTAAATGAAACATACAACCTTTATTTCATGGTCGGTTATCACCTCAGTGAAGTATGTGTTTATTATGTCTCCGACGAATACAGAGAAATTAAAAATGCATACAAAGTTTTTCTTTTCTGTAGGAATCTAATGTgctatatatttttcacatgaaaGAGATATGTATATGACTACGGAggcagtatttatatatttgtgaaatgaaatctgtaatatttatttcattgtgtGTGTAAGTGACAGTCACGGAGTTCATTGTGGTCTTGTAAATAAGTGTTTCATTATAATCAGAGTCAGAATGTCAAAAATTTTAACCAATCAATATAATGAACAACCGATGCCATAACTAGACTTTGTTATCTGATACTTGAAGTTTAATTTAAAATCCATAATAACATAGATTTTCTTGTGCCAAATGTATTCGTTGATTAAGATATGTGATGTATAGTTCTTGATTTGAATGCACAAAGAAACATGTATCGTTTATTTACATGTGGCGGCATGCTATTAATTCACCGCGAATATTATGTACCTTAAATATCTATGTCTTATCTGGAAAATGCAACAAATCACTATTACATGTATCGGAAAATATAGTGTTCACGTTTTAATGAAGGATTCCAAAACGagaaagaaaaatataacatttacgTTTTGGCAGATCCAAAATTTTTTTGGTTGAGTTAATTACTCTGATATCGCTGAAAAATTTATGGAATTTTTAGAAGATACACTTAAgtaacattacatacatatttcCAGAATATACCCTGACTTACAACTGACAATTTCCATTAAGTACTATTAAATAAGTTAGATAATCCCTGAAAACTGAAGCATCGAAATTCATGTAGACAAGCCCTTTCAAAACCAGAGGTGTCAAAACATTAGTTAATTCAGTAATGAAAAAACCCCAAGATCTATTGGTAGCATTTATTGAATACGTTTATAGTATAAGATCCTCAGGACCAAGATAGTGGAGTGTGACTGTCATTTACACACAGTTTCGttctttctttgtttgtttggtttcaTCGGATGCATTCCAAAACTGACTTGTTTGAATATTGTAACAATATCAGACATTACATGCCACGTGTTTGTTGTTTGTCAATGGTGTAAATATGACACTTGTTTTTGGGGCGGTGAACAATATCCACAGTGTGTCCCATTAGCACAGTATCAGAAAATCAAAAAAGGCTAGATTGAATACGTCTGGTCAACATGACAACAAATTTAGTATAAATCACACGTTAAGATGATCATGGTAATTATTGAATTATAACTGTTTTCTTCTTCATAACGATGACTTGTTCATGgtctttcaaaatatttgatgtttCAGTTTTTATTACCAATGTAAAATACCTTTATTTTTAATGTGTTCAAGTTGAACTGATTTGTTTAAATCTAGCCTTATACTCGCAGATTTCAAGTATGCTCAACTTGCCTTTGCTCTGCAATTTTACTACTGATACATCGTTTACAGAACAGATTCTTTCTTGATGGAGCTTCATTGAAAATGAGTGTATCtttttcatttgtaaacaatCATGAAtgaaatacaaacataaatttAATGATTTCATCGGTTAGACAGCGATTAGAAATGCATTCATTTTTCCTTGTGAAGATGACAAAGCTTTTTACTTTGGTCCTAGGTCACCTTGCCGAGTACATATTTCGGTACAACGACATTCAATAGCATGCGGATAATTTCGGACTCGTACAAATATGAAGTGTCATGCCATTGTTTACGAAGTGTCAGTGCATTGTCTGCTACTAGAATAGGACCACAAATCACAGAAGAGAGATAATACAACTATGGCGGGGGTTAAAATTGTCAAAAAGTGCTGTcagatatttaaatgaaaaactaGATGACACTAGTAAACACACtctatataaaatttaaatataacgCTTTACATTGCAATGTTACTTCAGCGAggttgaaatattaaatttcaaCCTAGATCAGAATGCCTGATACAGGCTTAATTTATGATATTATCATTTACATGCTAGGGactcatcattatatatacacatttagatttaaattgtatttttgtgatataaatgtGTCTACTACTTGGATCGTTAGCGTCATATCTGTAGTACAAACAAATTTGgaaatacacatgtagttagaTAACAGATTAGCGTTGTTCATTGCACAATTTCTTGGGCGTAACTTacttttaaacatgttttatgtggtATAAATTCgacatttattttgaaacatttctttaaatttgaatacaaaaataattgaaagAAATATTATACTTATCAACATCATTTTATCTCGACAcataaaaatgtcatttgaatatgaaaatatcaaagGGTATTTAATGCCCCAGAACAAATAACCCAGTTTTGGTGAAGAACTGACATAAATAGTTTTTTCCGCTGTTTTGTTCCATTGGCATAAAGAAGTAAGTGGTTCAGTTTAACTTTGAAATGCACTGCAAGATAACTTGTACGGCGGTTTTTATAGAATATTCAAAATAAGCCCGATGTGTTTCGTTCAAAGTCCTTGACCTTGCTGTATACAAAGCATGTTTAACGATCTGAAATTTTAGCGACAGGTTTCACTATAGATATCAACTTGGCCTGAGGTCCAAACTGACGAGGTGGACTAGTAGTATGGTAATCTACTAACGTAACTGAATGGACAACTGGATATTTATACCTATACGAAAAAGGGTAGTAAATGAACAATTTATCAGACTTATTGTACAGCGTACAGCGATAAAAACACCAGAACTTATCTTAAATGATACAGTTAAAAGTTGAAACGTTATAAGTACTTAATGTAATTGAAACGTCTAAGAAATATGCTTTGCCGATTGTCTCCCGAActacaaaattacaaatacaacattatcacaaatcaaatcaaattgaaAGCAGTCCGGGTCAGCTTTAGCACTATAAAGTTTTATCACAAAAAAATCCTTATGGTAATTCCTCCGGCTTCGAAGAATGAGACGTCCTCGTTTCATAATTCTTCAGTGTAAAAACACATATCCATGTTGATTTCAAGTGATCCCGTAGGCGTATTGTCCATCATTGTTTTTACTAAAAATGTGCCTTTGATAAGTTCTAACCTTCTGTCAGGTTTTTTGATGCGAAAGATTTTTTGAGCGAAAAGTTCTATATTGTCCGGTTTGCGGCAAAACGCTGGCGTTGATTAGAACTGTCCTCGGTGTCCAAGTGCGTTGATTCTTAGCtcattgttttcaaaaattGTTTTGTCAATTTTAATCCGCACTTCATTTAGTGCTTCCTTGTGTTGTTTAAGTTCAAAAAGTAGTATGCTGATTTTGAAGTCCCTTGCTTTTGTTGTTTCAAACTCTTTGGTCTAGGAAGGGTTTTGACTGTGAATTTCAATCTGATGTTATGTGAACTTATTGCGTTGATTTGGTTTAAAACTTATCAGTATACGTTAAAGTTATCAATTATTCTTCTGGTAAAACAGACAATACCTGTTTAGTTTCTCGGTTTTTCCTAAGTCGGAATCTCGCCGCCGTTTAGATGTGGATTTGGTCTTTTTCTATGGTGCTGTCGTGATTGCAGACTCGCTGCCAAAAGAATTGTTCAGGACGGGAACAGGACGTCGAGTGCTGACGCTGTCTGGTTCCAGGGGAAAGATGATCTTGTACAAATGTTTGTAGTATAATGTCTGGTCCGAATAAAGTACATCATTGAAAAGTGTCCAATATTTCCGCACCGATAACAATAACATTCATTTGCGGGTCAAAACATCAGAAGGTTCGACCTGAATGGACCCCCACATCTATAGCACGATGTCATCCGGCACAGTTACAATTACAAATATTGCTCTGGGTTTTTCAAATATATGGCGAACAGTCCTGGTTTCCAGTCCGTTTGATTCCGAATACTGAATACCAGCTTTTGTTTAGCTGTAACTGGAACGGAAAGCGTGCCCAGCTAAAAGTTGGGTACTATCGGAATTAACTCcatcattttatcaatttatgTAAATCAAGCTGTTTTGGACCGTCTTACATTGTTCACATACACCAACTACAAATCGTGATGGAATAAGTCATAGGACAAAGACTCTTTGTTCTAGTAAGACAGGAATAAACTTTCTATTTCACAAATTGAAGAATTGACTATGATTGAATAATCTGATAAGTTCAGTTTTTGTTATCTAATACTCACTGCTATAACCTAAATTAAAATGTTAGCACTGCCTCATTGAAAGTggcaatacaaaattaatcattaATCATTATTGCCACATCTTTGATAGAAATCGAAAAGACAATCTTCGAGAAGTAAACTACCATGTTCAAGCAAGTTTTGGCAATTGAGCATCAAAACGTTCGTCGTGTCAAATAGCAGTCGGGGTCTGTAGTAATATTTACAGTAGGCAACAAGTGCACTTCCATGCCGAAGTTGGATCAATAGCAATTTATAGCCTTAGTTTCGTACTCAAAGAATCAAAGCCGTATTTTCGTAGAATCGTATCTTGCCAATATATCATCCGAACGCAAAATGGGGCATTTACGTAATTGGAAGCAGCATGATTTTAATATGTTAGCGCACTTCAACTGAGGCTGCTCAATTAATCGTCTTACACATAAAATCGATTTCATCATGTAATTCCAATTTTAGATTGGTGGATTCAATTATCgttatgtcatgttatatacgaGTCTATTTACAGGGTacttaaaaaacattttacagGATTAGATTGAATTGCCGCAATCGAAAAAGAAATTTCATCATATAAAATACTCAGCTATAATGAGAGGGTATTATAGTGTATGTGTTAAAGGAGGATAAAGCATAGTATCCTCCAAATCTATGTACATCTGTAAA
The sequence above is drawn from the Pecten maximus chromosome 9, xPecMax1.1, whole genome shotgun sequence genome and encodes:
- the LOC117334367 gene encoding growth arrest-specific protein 1-like, coding for MFIRASWVLSLCFAQSWLCSFVMSAEYCDDVQDWCARRIGCGMALQHFFAGCKENLFHETDVCTTSCKRALISLLSSEDDAGLDFINCNCSGDPYCQDRKQGIEVCTNDVLEAIHSVNDGTSVVSCTLAKWICEADSSCFTALDFYKSHCSKLFIGDKCTERCNNSVTILYQQAKAQKLQNCECDGSELYDCKSIRYYTDVLCFNKVYQVKSFNGSNRLSVSLLCVTLLIASLLWCWRHVLGGSRSRR